The Fusarium oxysporum Fo47 chromosome II, complete sequence genome includes a region encoding these proteins:
- a CDS encoding uncharacterized protein (expressed protein) translates to MPVQLRSRPGASGPRVCCSTTAFRVPSTISTGSSSDSALLFKLPPEVLTMIFDQAPQVDKIMLAMTCKSLLATSRLCGLSVPLRESHMATWTRPDSSRFVASCSCLSMGDLLRRFRPRDARGRPSRAWSWCLDCCRYLPTRRGWWERRMKRDHTTISQDYMPNREPSIDWFSRGLKQQCPICYLEDVQ, encoded by the exons ATGCCAGTTCAACTCAGAAGTAGGCCTGGAGCATCGGGTCCGAGAGTCTGTTGCTCTACAACTGCATTCAGAGTTCCTTCAACA ATCAGTACTGGAAGTAGCTCAGACTCAGCTCTGCTATTTAAACTGCCGCCTGAGGTTCTTACCATGATCTTCGACCAAGCGCCACAGGTGGACAAGATCATGTTAGCGATGACCTGCAAAAGTTTACTCGCCACTTCGCGGCTGTGCGGCCTTTCTGTACCTCTCCGTGAATCGCACATGGCCACTTGGACTAGGCCTGACTCTTCTCGCTTTGTAGCTTCGTGCTCATGTTTGAGCATGGGCGATTTACTCCGAAGGTTTCGGCCAAGAGATGCGCGTGGTCGACCAAGTCGGGCGTGGAGTTGGTGCTTGGACTGCTGTAGGTACCTCCCGACAAGACGAGGATGGTGGGAACGTCGGATGAAAAGAGATCATACTACGATATCACAGGATTACATGCCAAATCGTGAACCTAGTATTGATTGGTTCAGTCGCGGACTCAAACAGCAGTGCCCTATTTGTTACCTGGAAGACGTCCAATAG